A genomic segment from Phragmites australis chromosome 6, lpPhrAust1.1, whole genome shotgun sequence encodes:
- the LOC133920344 gene encoding beta-1,3-galactosyltransferase pvg3-like → MPSPPARNLLKSIGNGKLGGHQLNPQAAMKRHGSFPNMSASSKALVLLPLLLLAFIFFFVYPKEFELQAVMSACAPQPGTYTAARLAEPAVTRKPDFRLLIGVLTRADLYERRHLLRMVYGLQLASGDLTAHIDVRYVFCRLYKDDQRVLVPLEILVHDDVIILDGCEENLNGGKTYTYLSTVAKLYADEPYDYVMKADDDIFFRLPQLVESLDAMPREDMYYGATIPCNSMDPFRGYMAGMGYVLSWDLVEWIATSDVARNHSVGTEDMLTGEWLRIGGKGKNRFNAKPAIHDYLNPVPVDECEHAFMPSTIAVHRLKSNPRWAETLKYFNFTAGLKPSKFYKID, encoded by the coding sequence atgccgtcgccgccggcgagaaATCTGCTCAAGTCCATAGGCAACGGTAAGCTTGGAGGCCACCAGCTGAATCCTCAGGCCGCCATGAAGAGGCACGGCTCTTTCCCCAATATGTCGGCCTCCAGCAAGGCGCTGGTCCTGCTGCCCCTCCTGCTCCTGgcgttcatcttcttcttcgtgtACCCCAAGGAGTTCGAGCTGCAGGCGGTGATGAGCGCGTGCGCCCCTCAGCCGGGGACGTATACGGCGGCGCGCCTCGCGGAGCCGGCTGTGACCCGGAAGCCCGACTTCCGGCTGCTCATCGGCGTGCTCACCCGCGCCGACCTCTACGAGCGGCGGCACCTGCTCCGCATGGTGTACGGGCTCCAGCTCGCGTCCGGCGACCTCACCGCGCACATTGACGTCCGGTACGTCTTCTGCCGGCTGTACAAGGACGACCAGCGCGTGCTCGTCCCGCTGGAGATCCTCGTCCACGACGACGTGATCATCCTCGACGGCTGCGAGGAGAACCTCAACGGCGGCAAGACCTACACCTACCTCTCCACGGTGGCGAAGTTGTACGCCGACGAGCCGTACGACTACGTGATGAAGGCCGACGACGACATCTTCTTCCGGCTGCCGCAGCTGGTGGAGTCGCTGGACGCGATGCCGCGGGAGGACATGTACTACGGCGCCACCATCCCGTGCAACAGCATGGACCCGTTCAGGGGGTACATGGCCGGCATGGGGTACGTGCTGTCGTGGGACCTCGTCGAGTGGATCGCGACCTCCGACGTGGCGCGCAACCACAGCGTCGGGACCGAGGATATGCTCACCGGGGAGTGGCTGCGGATCGGGGGCAAGGGGAAGAACCGGTTCAACGCCAAGCCGGCCATACACGACTACCTGAATCCCGTGCCGGTGGACGAGTGCGAGCACGCGTTCATGCCGAGCACCATTGCCGTGCACCGGCTCAAGAGCAACCCGCGGTGGGCGGAGACGCTCAAGTACTTCAACTTCACCGCCGGGCTCAAGCCGTCCAAGTTCTACAAGATCGACTAG
- the LOC133921061 gene encoding 26S proteasome regulatory subunit 7A — MAPEPEDDIMNEKNPRPLDEDDIALLKTYGLGPYSTSIKKVEKEIKEMAKKINDLCGIKESDTGLAPPSQWDLVSDKQMMQEEQPLQVARCTKIISPNTDDAKYVINVKQIAKFVVGLGDKVSPTDIEEGMRVGVDRNKYQIQIPLPPKIDPSVTMMTVEEKPDVTYNDVGGCKEQIEKMREVVELPMLHPEKFVKLGIDPPKGVLCYGPPGTGKTLLARAVANRTDACFIRVIGSELVQKYVGEGARMVRELFQMARSKKACIVFFDEVDAIGGARFDDGVGGDNEVQRTMLEIVNQLDGFDARGNIKVLMATNRPDTLDPALLRPGRLDRKVEFGLPDLEGRTQIFKIHTRTMNCERDIRFELLARLCPNSTGADIRSVCTEAGMYAIRARRKTVTEKDFLDAVNKVIKGYQKFSATPKYMVYN; from the exons ATGGCGCCGGAGCCGGAGGACGACATCATGAACGAGAAGAACCCGCGCCCGCTAGACGAGGACGACATCGCGCTCCTCAAGACCTAC GGGCTTGGGCCATACTCGACCAGCATTAAAAAGGtcgagaaggagatcaaggaaatGGCCAAGAAGATCAATGACCTTTGTG GGATAAAGGAGTCCGATACAGGGCTGGCTCCACCTAGTCAGTGGGATTTGGTGTCGGATAAACAGATGATGCAAGAAGAACAACCATTACAG GTAGCAAGGTGTACAAAGATTATAAGCCCTAACACGGATGATGCCAAATATGTGATCAATGTAAAACAAATTGCAAAG TTTGTGGTCGGATTGGGGGATAAGGTTTCTCCAACTGATATTGAGGAAGGGATGAGGGTTGG TGTTGATCGTAACAAGTACCAGATTCAAATTCCTTTGCCACCGAAAATTGACCCGAGTGTTACCATGATGACTGTTGAGgaaaaaccggatgtgacataCAACGATGTCGGTGGATGCAAGGAGCAAATCGAAAAGATGCGTGAA GTTGTTGAACTTCCTATGCTTCACCCAGAAAAGTTTGTCAAGCTCGGTATTGACCCTCCAAAAGGTGTCCTTTGCTATGGTCCACCTGGTACTGGTAAGACGCTTCTTGCAAGAGCTGTAGCAAATCGAACAGACGCTTGTTTCATCCGTGTGATTGGAAGTGAATTAGTTCAAAAGTATGTTGGGGAAGGTGCTCGGATGGTTAGGGAACTGTTTCAG ATGGCCCGCTCAAAGAAAGCATGCATTGTCTTCTTTGACGAAGTTGATGCTATTGGTGGTGCTCGTTTTGATGACGGGGTTGGTGGCGATAATGAGGTGCAGCGTACAATGTTGGAAATAGTAAACCAACTTGATGGGTTTGATGCGAGAGGGAACATCAAAGTTCTTATGGCCACCAATAG GCCTGATACCTTAGATCCTGCACTTCTGCGTCCTGGTCGTCTGGACAGGAAAGTAGAATTTGGCTTACCTGACCTGGAGGGTCGCACACAAATCTTCAAGATACATACACGCACTATGAATTGTGAGCGGGATATCAGATTTGAACTTCTGGCCCGCCTCTGCCCCAACTCCACTG GGGCTGATATCAGGAGTGTTTGCACGGAGGCGGGCATGTATGCAATTCGTGCCCGCAGGAAGACCGTTACCGAGAAGGACTTCCTTGATGCCGTTAATAAAGTCATCAAGGGCTATCAAAAGTTCAGTGCTACACCAAAATACATGGTGTATAACTAA
- the LOC133921062 gene encoding alpha-aminoadipic semialdehyde synthase-like isoform X2, translated as MGSAVIESNDTLLGNGVVGILAETVNMWERRAPLTPSHCARLLLGGGKSGTGVNRIIVQPSTKRIHHDAQYEDAGCEISDDLSECGLVIGIKQPKMILPDRAYAFFSHTHKAQKENMLLLDKILEQRVSLFDYELIVGDDGKRLLAFGKFAGRAGLIDFLHGLGQRYLSLGYSTPFLSLGKSHMYPTLAAAKAAVIAVGEEIATFGLPSGICPIVFVFTGVGNVSQGAQEIFKLLPHTFVDAEKLPEISAAKNLSKQSQSTKRVFHLYGCVVTSRDMVSHKDPGRHFDKADYYAHPEHYSPVFHERIAPYASVIVNCMYWERRFPRLLSIDQLQQLMNNGCPLVGVSDITCDVGGSIEFVNKSTSIERPFFRYDPSTNSYHDDMDGDGVICLAVDILPTEFSKEASQHFGDILSKFVASLASAKGLVELPSYLRRACIAHAGRLTSLYEYIPRMRKTLIDLAPTKANPLPQKKYSTLVSLSGHLFDKFLINEALDIIETDGGSFRLVRCDVGQSTDDMSYSELEVGADDTATLDKIIDSLTSLANAHDGDHSARDKTELSLKIGEVNECGTGDSMDKGGPKVLILGAGRVCRPAAEFLASRPNIYSNGANDNNTDQIHVIVASLYQKDSEETVDGIKNATATQLDVADIESLSDLVSQVEVVVSLLPASFHAVIASVCIELKKHLVTASYVDESMSKLDQAAQGAGVTILCEMGLDPGIDHMMSMKMIDEAHARKGKIKAFTSFCGGLPSPAAANNPLAYKFSWNPAGALRAGRNPAVYKFLGQIIHVDGNKLYDSAKGLRLPELPAFALEHLPNRSSLVYGDLYGISKEASTVYRATLRYEGFSDIMATLSKIGFFDAVNHPLLQEINRPTYRSFLDKLLNVDSISTTTTNVNTEVSGGHDDELISRLLILGHCKENETAVKTVKTIKFLGLHEETQIPKDCSSALDVICQRMEQRMAYDDNEQDMVLLHHEVEVEYPDGRPTEKHKATLLEFGKVENGRSNSAMALTVGIPAAVGALLLLQNKVQRKGVIRPLEPEIYIPALEILESSGIKMTERVET; from the exons ATGGGTTCTGCAGTAATTGAA AGCAATGACACCTTGCTGGGCAATGGAGTTGTTGGGATTCTTGCCGAGACTGTTAATATGTGGGAAAGGAGGGCACCGTTAACTCCTTCCCACTGTGCCCGCCTTCTGCTCGGAGGAGGCAAGAGCGGAACTGGAGTAAATCGGATTATTGTGCAGCCAAGCACAAAGAGGATCCATCATGATGCTCAGTACGAGGACGCTGGATGTGAGATTTCAGATGACCTGTCAGAGTGTGGTCTTGTTATAGGCATCAAACAACCAAAG ATGATTCTTCCAGATCGAGCATATGCATTCTTTTCACACACCCACAAAGCTCAGAAAGAGAATATGCTGCTATTAGATAAG ATCCTCGAACAAAGGGTATCTTTGTTCGATTATGAGCTAATTGTTGGAGATGATGGAAAAAGGTTGCTAGCATTTGGGAAGTTTGCTGGTAGAGCTGGGCTGATAGACTTCTTACACGGTCTCGGACAGC GATATTTGAGCCTTGGATACTCGACTCCGTTTCTCTCCCTGGGGAAATCTCATATGTATCCTACGCTTGCTGCTGCCAAGGCTGCAGTCATTGCCGTTGGTGAAGAGATAGCAACATTCGGACTTCCATCTGGAATTTGTCCAATAGTGTTTGTATTCACTGGAGTTGGAAATG TTTCTCAGGGTGCGCAAGAGATATTCAAGTTATTGCCCCATACCTTTGTTGATGCTGAGAAACTTCCTGAAATTTCTGCG GCCAAGAATTTGTCTAAACAATCTCAGTCAACCAAGAGAGTATTCCACCTATATGGCTGTGTTGTGACATCTAGAGACATGGTCTCTCACAAGGATCCCGGCAGACATTTTGACAAA GCTGACTATTATGCTCATCCAGAACACTACAGCCCTGTTTTCCATGAAAGGATTGCTCCATATGCATCTGTCATTG TAAACTGTATGTACTGGGAGAGGAGATTTCCACGATTACTAAGCATCGATCAGTTACAACAGCTGATGAACAATGGTTGCCCTTTGGTTGGAGTGTCTGATATAACTTGTGATGTTGGAGGTTCCATAGAATTTGTGAACAAGAGTACATCAATAGAAAGGCCTTTCTTCCG GTATGATCCTTCTACTAATTCATACCATGATGATATGGATGGTGATGGTGTGATCTGCTTAGCTGTTGATATTCTCCCTACAGAGTTTTCTAAAGAG GCCTCCCAACATTTTGGAGATATATTATCTAAATTTGTTGCTAGCTTGGCCTCGGCTAAGGGACTGGTGGAACTTCCTTCCTACTTGAGAAGAGCTTGCATTGCACATGCTGGCAGACTCACGTCTCTGTATGAATATATTCCTAGGATGAGAAAGACTCTGAT AGATTTGGCACCCACCAAGGCAAATCCATTGCCTCAAAAGAAGTACAGCACCCTG GTATCTCTCAGTGGGCACCTCTTTGATAAATTCCTTATAAATGAAGCTTTGGACATTATTGAAACAGATGGAGGTTCATTTCGATTGGTTCGATGTGACGTTGGACAAAGCACTGATGATATGTCGTACTCAGAGCTTGAA GTAGGAGCAGATGACACCGCTACATTGGATAAGATTATTGATTCCTTGACTTCTCTAGCTAATGCACATGATGGAGATCATAGTGCCAGGGACAAAACTGAATTATCTCTGAAGATAGGAGAAGTCAACGAATGTGGAACTGGTGACAGCATGGATAAAGGAGGGCCAAAGGTTTTAATTCTTGGAGCTGGAAGAGTTTGTCGACCAGCTGCTGAGTTTCTAGCGTCTCGTCCAAACATCTATAGTAATGGTGCTAATGACAATAACACAGATCAAATTCATGTTATTGTGGCATCTTTGTATCAAAAAGATTCAGAAGAG ACAGTTGATGGAATAAAAAACGCAACGGCTACTCAGCTTGATGTTGCTGATATTGAAAGTCTTTCAGATCTTGTTTCACAG GTTGAAGTTGTAGTTAGCTTGCTACCTGCTAGTTTCCATGCTGTCATTGCAAGCGTATGCATAGAG CTCAAGAAGCACTTGGTCACAGCAAGCTATGTCGATGAATCCATGTCAAAGTTGGACCAGGCTGCTCAGGGTGCAGGTGTAACTATACTTTGTGAAATGGGCCTGGATCCTGGCATAG ATCACATGATGTCAATGAAGATGATTGATGAAGCACATGCTCGAAAGGGAAAAATAAAGGCATTTACATCTTTCTGTGGTGGACTTCCATCTCCAGCTGCTGCAAACAATCCACTGGCCTATAAGTTCAG tTGGAACCCAGCTGGTGCCCTCCGAGCTGGGAGAAATCCTGCTGTCTACAAATTTCTTGGACAGATCATCCATGTAGACG GTAATAAATTGTATGACTCTGCAAAGGGGCTCAGACTACCAGAGCTTCCAGCTTTTGCTCTGGAACACTTGCCAAATCGGAGTTCCTTGGTATATGGAGACCTGTATGGGATCTCCAAAGAAGCATCTACTGTATACAGGGCTACTCTTCGCTATGAAG GATTTAGTGATATAATGGCTACCCTGTCAAAAATTGGGTTTTTTGATGCTGTAAATCATCCACTGTTGCAAGAGATCAATCGTCCAACATATAGGAGTTTTCTCGATAAACTCCTTAATGTTGATAGTATCTCTACGACTACCACAAACGTAAATACTGAAGTCTCCGGAGGACATGATGATGAATTGATCTCCAGACTGTTGATCCTTGGGCATTGCAAAGAGAACGAAACAGCTGTTAAGACGGTCAAAACCATCAA GTTcctgggactacatgaggagACACAGATTCCTAAGGATTGTTCAAGTGCATTGGATGTGATTTGCCAACGAATGGAACAGAGGATGGCCTATGACGACAATGAGCAG GACATGGTACTTCTGCACCATGAAGTGGAGGTGGAATACCCAGATGGGCGACCAACCGAAAAGCACAAAGCAACACTGCTGGAGTTCGGAAAGGTTGAAAATGGCAGATCCAATAGTGCCATGGCGCTCACCGTCGGGATCCCAGCAGCAGTAGGGGCTCTG CTCTTGCTCCAGAACAAGGTCCAGAGGAAAGGAGTGATCAGGCCACTGGAACCTGAAATCTACATTCCGG CGCTGGAGATCCTGGAATCATCAGGCATCAAGATGACGGAGAGGGTGGAGACTTGA
- the LOC133921062 gene encoding alpha-aminoadipic semialdehyde synthase-like isoform X1, with translation MGSAVIESNDTLLGNGVVGILAETVNMWERRAPLTPSHCARLLLGGGKSGTGVNRIIVQPSTKRIHHDAQYEDAGCEISDDLSECGLVIGIKQPKLQMILPDRAYAFFSHTHKAQKENMLLLDKILEQRVSLFDYELIVGDDGKRLLAFGKFAGRAGLIDFLHGLGQRYLSLGYSTPFLSLGKSHMYPTLAAAKAAVIAVGEEIATFGLPSGICPIVFVFTGVGNVSQGAQEIFKLLPHTFVDAEKLPEISAAKNLSKQSQSTKRVFHLYGCVVTSRDMVSHKDPGRHFDKADYYAHPEHYSPVFHERIAPYASVIVNCMYWERRFPRLLSIDQLQQLMNNGCPLVGVSDITCDVGGSIEFVNKSTSIERPFFRYDPSTNSYHDDMDGDGVICLAVDILPTEFSKEASQHFGDILSKFVASLASAKGLVELPSYLRRACIAHAGRLTSLYEYIPRMRKTLIDLAPTKANPLPQKKYSTLVSLSGHLFDKFLINEALDIIETDGGSFRLVRCDVGQSTDDMSYSELEVGADDTATLDKIIDSLTSLANAHDGDHSARDKTELSLKIGEVNECGTGDSMDKGGPKVLILGAGRVCRPAAEFLASRPNIYSNGANDNNTDQIHVIVASLYQKDSEETVDGIKNATATQLDVADIESLSDLVSQVEVVVSLLPASFHAVIASVCIELKKHLVTASYVDESMSKLDQAAQGAGVTILCEMGLDPGIDHMMSMKMIDEAHARKGKIKAFTSFCGGLPSPAAANNPLAYKFSWNPAGALRAGRNPAVYKFLGQIIHVDGNKLYDSAKGLRLPELPAFALEHLPNRSSLVYGDLYGISKEASTVYRATLRYEGFSDIMATLSKIGFFDAVNHPLLQEINRPTYRSFLDKLLNVDSISTTTTNVNTEVSGGHDDELISRLLILGHCKENETAVKTVKTIKFLGLHEETQIPKDCSSALDVICQRMEQRMAYDDNEQDMVLLHHEVEVEYPDGRPTEKHKATLLEFGKVENGRSNSAMALTVGIPAAVGALLLLQNKVQRKGVIRPLEPEIYIPALEILESSGIKMTERVET, from the exons ATGGGTTCTGCAGTAATTGAA AGCAATGACACCTTGCTGGGCAATGGAGTTGTTGGGATTCTTGCCGAGACTGTTAATATGTGGGAAAGGAGGGCACCGTTAACTCCTTCCCACTGTGCCCGCCTTCTGCTCGGAGGAGGCAAGAGCGGAACTGGAGTAAATCGGATTATTGTGCAGCCAAGCACAAAGAGGATCCATCATGATGCTCAGTACGAGGACGCTGGATGTGAGATTTCAGATGACCTGTCAGAGTGTGGTCTTGTTATAGGCATCAAACAACCAAAG TTACAGATGATTCTTCCAGATCGAGCATATGCATTCTTTTCACACACCCACAAAGCTCAGAAAGAGAATATGCTGCTATTAGATAAG ATCCTCGAACAAAGGGTATCTTTGTTCGATTATGAGCTAATTGTTGGAGATGATGGAAAAAGGTTGCTAGCATTTGGGAAGTTTGCTGGTAGAGCTGGGCTGATAGACTTCTTACACGGTCTCGGACAGC GATATTTGAGCCTTGGATACTCGACTCCGTTTCTCTCCCTGGGGAAATCTCATATGTATCCTACGCTTGCTGCTGCCAAGGCTGCAGTCATTGCCGTTGGTGAAGAGATAGCAACATTCGGACTTCCATCTGGAATTTGTCCAATAGTGTTTGTATTCACTGGAGTTGGAAATG TTTCTCAGGGTGCGCAAGAGATATTCAAGTTATTGCCCCATACCTTTGTTGATGCTGAGAAACTTCCTGAAATTTCTGCG GCCAAGAATTTGTCTAAACAATCTCAGTCAACCAAGAGAGTATTCCACCTATATGGCTGTGTTGTGACATCTAGAGACATGGTCTCTCACAAGGATCCCGGCAGACATTTTGACAAA GCTGACTATTATGCTCATCCAGAACACTACAGCCCTGTTTTCCATGAAAGGATTGCTCCATATGCATCTGTCATTG TAAACTGTATGTACTGGGAGAGGAGATTTCCACGATTACTAAGCATCGATCAGTTACAACAGCTGATGAACAATGGTTGCCCTTTGGTTGGAGTGTCTGATATAACTTGTGATGTTGGAGGTTCCATAGAATTTGTGAACAAGAGTACATCAATAGAAAGGCCTTTCTTCCG GTATGATCCTTCTACTAATTCATACCATGATGATATGGATGGTGATGGTGTGATCTGCTTAGCTGTTGATATTCTCCCTACAGAGTTTTCTAAAGAG GCCTCCCAACATTTTGGAGATATATTATCTAAATTTGTTGCTAGCTTGGCCTCGGCTAAGGGACTGGTGGAACTTCCTTCCTACTTGAGAAGAGCTTGCATTGCACATGCTGGCAGACTCACGTCTCTGTATGAATATATTCCTAGGATGAGAAAGACTCTGAT AGATTTGGCACCCACCAAGGCAAATCCATTGCCTCAAAAGAAGTACAGCACCCTG GTATCTCTCAGTGGGCACCTCTTTGATAAATTCCTTATAAATGAAGCTTTGGACATTATTGAAACAGATGGAGGTTCATTTCGATTGGTTCGATGTGACGTTGGACAAAGCACTGATGATATGTCGTACTCAGAGCTTGAA GTAGGAGCAGATGACACCGCTACATTGGATAAGATTATTGATTCCTTGACTTCTCTAGCTAATGCACATGATGGAGATCATAGTGCCAGGGACAAAACTGAATTATCTCTGAAGATAGGAGAAGTCAACGAATGTGGAACTGGTGACAGCATGGATAAAGGAGGGCCAAAGGTTTTAATTCTTGGAGCTGGAAGAGTTTGTCGACCAGCTGCTGAGTTTCTAGCGTCTCGTCCAAACATCTATAGTAATGGTGCTAATGACAATAACACAGATCAAATTCATGTTATTGTGGCATCTTTGTATCAAAAAGATTCAGAAGAG ACAGTTGATGGAATAAAAAACGCAACGGCTACTCAGCTTGATGTTGCTGATATTGAAAGTCTTTCAGATCTTGTTTCACAG GTTGAAGTTGTAGTTAGCTTGCTACCTGCTAGTTTCCATGCTGTCATTGCAAGCGTATGCATAGAG CTCAAGAAGCACTTGGTCACAGCAAGCTATGTCGATGAATCCATGTCAAAGTTGGACCAGGCTGCTCAGGGTGCAGGTGTAACTATACTTTGTGAAATGGGCCTGGATCCTGGCATAG ATCACATGATGTCAATGAAGATGATTGATGAAGCACATGCTCGAAAGGGAAAAATAAAGGCATTTACATCTTTCTGTGGTGGACTTCCATCTCCAGCTGCTGCAAACAATCCACTGGCCTATAAGTTCAG tTGGAACCCAGCTGGTGCCCTCCGAGCTGGGAGAAATCCTGCTGTCTACAAATTTCTTGGACAGATCATCCATGTAGACG GTAATAAATTGTATGACTCTGCAAAGGGGCTCAGACTACCAGAGCTTCCAGCTTTTGCTCTGGAACACTTGCCAAATCGGAGTTCCTTGGTATATGGAGACCTGTATGGGATCTCCAAAGAAGCATCTACTGTATACAGGGCTACTCTTCGCTATGAAG GATTTAGTGATATAATGGCTACCCTGTCAAAAATTGGGTTTTTTGATGCTGTAAATCATCCACTGTTGCAAGAGATCAATCGTCCAACATATAGGAGTTTTCTCGATAAACTCCTTAATGTTGATAGTATCTCTACGACTACCACAAACGTAAATACTGAAGTCTCCGGAGGACATGATGATGAATTGATCTCCAGACTGTTGATCCTTGGGCATTGCAAAGAGAACGAAACAGCTGTTAAGACGGTCAAAACCATCAA GTTcctgggactacatgaggagACACAGATTCCTAAGGATTGTTCAAGTGCATTGGATGTGATTTGCCAACGAATGGAACAGAGGATGGCCTATGACGACAATGAGCAG GACATGGTACTTCTGCACCATGAAGTGGAGGTGGAATACCCAGATGGGCGACCAACCGAAAAGCACAAAGCAACACTGCTGGAGTTCGGAAAGGTTGAAAATGGCAGATCCAATAGTGCCATGGCGCTCACCGTCGGGATCCCAGCAGCAGTAGGGGCTCTG CTCTTGCTCCAGAACAAGGTCCAGAGGAAAGGAGTGATCAGGCCACTGGAACCTGAAATCTACATTCCGG CGCTGGAGATCCTGGAATCATCAGGCATCAAGATGACGGAGAGGGTGGAGACTTGA
- the LOC133921062 gene encoding alpha-aminoadipic semialdehyde synthase-like isoform X3: MMSTETQLFSYCFLFLLIKQVSLSGHLFDKFLINEALDIIETDGGSFRLVRCDVGQSTDDMSYSELEVGADDTATLDKIIDSLTSLANAHDGDHSARDKTELSLKIGEVNECGTGDSMDKGGPKVLILGAGRVCRPAAEFLASRPNIYSNGANDNNTDQIHVIVASLYQKDSEETVDGIKNATATQLDVADIESLSDLVSQVEVVVSLLPASFHAVIASVCIELKKHLVTASYVDESMSKLDQAAQGAGVTILCEMGLDPGIDHMMSMKMIDEAHARKGKIKAFTSFCGGLPSPAAANNPLAYKFSWNPAGALRAGRNPAVYKFLGQIIHVDGNKLYDSAKGLRLPELPAFALEHLPNRSSLVYGDLYGISKEASTVYRATLRYEGFSDIMATLSKIGFFDAVNHPLLQEINRPTYRSFLDKLLNVDSISTTTTNVNTEVSGGHDDELISRLLILGHCKENETAVKTVKTIKFLGLHEETQIPKDCSSALDVICQRMEQRMAYDDNEQDMVLLHHEVEVEYPDGRPTEKHKATLLEFGKVENGRSNSAMALTVGIPAAVGALLLLQNKVQRKGVIRPLEPEIYIPALEILESSGIKMTERVET, encoded by the exons ATGATGTCTACTGAAACACAATTATTCAGTTattgttttctctttttattaATTAAACAGGTATCTCTCAGTGGGCACCTCTTTGATAAATTCCTTATAAATGAAGCTTTGGACATTATTGAAACAGATGGAGGTTCATTTCGATTGGTTCGATGTGACGTTGGACAAAGCACTGATGATATGTCGTACTCAGAGCTTGAA GTAGGAGCAGATGACACCGCTACATTGGATAAGATTATTGATTCCTTGACTTCTCTAGCTAATGCACATGATGGAGATCATAGTGCCAGGGACAAAACTGAATTATCTCTGAAGATAGGAGAAGTCAACGAATGTGGAACTGGTGACAGCATGGATAAAGGAGGGCCAAAGGTTTTAATTCTTGGAGCTGGAAGAGTTTGTCGACCAGCTGCTGAGTTTCTAGCGTCTCGTCCAAACATCTATAGTAATGGTGCTAATGACAATAACACAGATCAAATTCATGTTATTGTGGCATCTTTGTATCAAAAAGATTCAGAAGAG ACAGTTGATGGAATAAAAAACGCAACGGCTACTCAGCTTGATGTTGCTGATATTGAAAGTCTTTCAGATCTTGTTTCACAG GTTGAAGTTGTAGTTAGCTTGCTACCTGCTAGTTTCCATGCTGTCATTGCAAGCGTATGCATAGAG CTCAAGAAGCACTTGGTCACAGCAAGCTATGTCGATGAATCCATGTCAAAGTTGGACCAGGCTGCTCAGGGTGCAGGTGTAACTATACTTTGTGAAATGGGCCTGGATCCTGGCATAG ATCACATGATGTCAATGAAGATGATTGATGAAGCACATGCTCGAAAGGGAAAAATAAAGGCATTTACATCTTTCTGTGGTGGACTTCCATCTCCAGCTGCTGCAAACAATCCACTGGCCTATAAGTTCAG tTGGAACCCAGCTGGTGCCCTCCGAGCTGGGAGAAATCCTGCTGTCTACAAATTTCTTGGACAGATCATCCATGTAGACG GTAATAAATTGTATGACTCTGCAAAGGGGCTCAGACTACCAGAGCTTCCAGCTTTTGCTCTGGAACACTTGCCAAATCGGAGTTCCTTGGTATATGGAGACCTGTATGGGATCTCCAAAGAAGCATCTACTGTATACAGGGCTACTCTTCGCTATGAAG GATTTAGTGATATAATGGCTACCCTGTCAAAAATTGGGTTTTTTGATGCTGTAAATCATCCACTGTTGCAAGAGATCAATCGTCCAACATATAGGAGTTTTCTCGATAAACTCCTTAATGTTGATAGTATCTCTACGACTACCACAAACGTAAATACTGAAGTCTCCGGAGGACATGATGATGAATTGATCTCCAGACTGTTGATCCTTGGGCATTGCAAAGAGAACGAAACAGCTGTTAAGACGGTCAAAACCATCAA GTTcctgggactacatgaggagACACAGATTCCTAAGGATTGTTCAAGTGCATTGGATGTGATTTGCCAACGAATGGAACAGAGGATGGCCTATGACGACAATGAGCAG GACATGGTACTTCTGCACCATGAAGTGGAGGTGGAATACCCAGATGGGCGACCAACCGAAAAGCACAAAGCAACACTGCTGGAGTTCGGAAAGGTTGAAAATGGCAGATCCAATAGTGCCATGGCGCTCACCGTCGGGATCCCAGCAGCAGTAGGGGCTCTG CTCTTGCTCCAGAACAAGGTCCAGAGGAAAGGAGTGATCAGGCCACTGGAACCTGAAATCTACATTCCGG CGCTGGAGATCCTGGAATCATCAGGCATCAAGATGACGGAGAGGGTGGAGACTTGA